AGTAGGAGAAGAACACCCCAGAATCAaatcatagttctctagtcttgtggcGTGCCTTAACCTCCTATACCATGGTGTTCTACcgtcttgcttaagagtacacttaggcacactattatatttgtttccttatttcctttccttactggaccattttccctgttgaagcccttagggttatagcatcctgcttttccaactatggtagtagcttggatagtaatgattatgataataatggtgGACTGGCCGAGTAACTTAACCCATTAAtgcctgacctactatatatagtagtacaattgctAGGACAAGTTACACcccaattttttatgtttttcttattgttttgtatattcctgagttcttttcaatctaatcaataatataaacaagagTTTTTCTTTGAAGCATCCATATTTTTCTACTTTTTGACAAAATACCAAAGACATgtagaatgttttatatatattcacatttttaattTGACCTCATGGTTACACAAGTTCATTAAACATCTTTATACTGATACATATCATGAGACTGAAAACCATGAATCAattcatatatcagaaattgatatagcaattgaagcataaatattataggctatttttcattacctactatatatagtaggtcaggcagATATGAAGCCAAAATTTGGACCGGACAGGAAAAATCTTAGAAAAGTATCACCCTAAAGCAAATTGGTTGTTTCTTCGTTAGAATAAACCGCTTGTTCGCTATTTTCTGGTCCTTGGATGCATACCTCGTCGCTGGTGAAGTGACTCTCCAGCTAACAATGCCTCGGTAGTTTCAAACTTCCAATTCCCTGTTACTATCCAAGCAGAATGGACCATCGTAAGAAGTAAGTTATTTTTTTATGTCTCAAAAGTTTGTTATATAAGAGTGAATATTTTTCGGTTGTCCTATATTACTAGTGAATTTTCAGCTTACATGATataagacaactctctctctctctctctctctctctctctctctctctctctctctctctctctctctctctctctctctctctctctctctctctctccttttcctctgGTTCTTTCGTTCTTTTACTTTATTATTGagaattctaatttttcttttcagaagtTTGAATCTACAGGAAATACTGGACAGgatccttttcctcttcatctagAATctagatgaagaggaaaaggatcctgttgcaatttttattactcctcCCGAAGTCAGAGAGGATTCTGATGAAGACTCTGCGGAAGAAGATGAGGGTGGCTTAGCTGACAATCTAAATTCCAATCAACTAAGAGCTTCGGCTGAAGCAGTCTTTCATGATGGGAGAATTCTAGGTGAAGATGACGATGAAGTGGAAAACAGTGATGTCAATTGTGCAGAGGAGCAGCAAGAATGAACAAAAAGGAAAAAAGTCAAAAGACGTCTCTAGAATATAACTGGAAAAAAACAAGTGATATTCGATTTTCAGTCAATCAAACACAGTATGATAAACCGCCACCtgccagagatttgaagggtaaGTCACCTGTGgagaaatttgaatatttctttgatGAAGATATAATGAACATGATTGCCAAGAAATTTTGCAGGTATGCTTTCGAGAAAAATGTACAGTTTACCATCTCTGTTTCGGAAATGCGAGTGGCCTTTGGCAATCTCATACTCTCACGATACCACACATTACCAAGTCGCCGCTTATACTGGTCTTTGGATGCTGATGTTGGAGTCGAACttgttgctaaggcaatgtcatgTGATAGATTTGAAGAAATATTACGGTTTCTGCATTTCACTGATAATCAGGCACTAAACAAGGATGACAAACTGGCAAAAATCCGACcacgttagatgattaatatggacccggccgagaagtagttcactcgacttcagtggagggttggatttaaacccaaaacaagtaaacaagtaagtaaaatTTGCCATGGCTTACCCTATGGATCAACATATATCACTTGATGaagcaatgatagaatattttggtaGGCATGGATGCAAACAGTGCATTCGGAATAAACCTGTGAGATTTGGATTTAAAGCTTGGTGCCTAAATTCTCCACTTGGATATTTACCTACGTTTGATGTATACCAAGGGACAGCCTTTGGGTTGAATCGTCACTATGAAGAAAGGTTTGGAAAAGGTTGGGACACTTTGATGATTTTATTCGAAAAACTATCAAGTCATATCAAAGATATACCAGTGAGGTTTTACTTCGACAACTACTTCACAAGTTTACCTTTAGTAAATCACCTACGAGAGATAGACTATGGAGCAACTGGAACAATAAGGGACAACAGAATTCCGAAGACTTGTCCTATAAACTCCACAAACGAAATGAAGAAGGTTCCTCGAGGAGATACGGATGTTGTGGATAGTATTCACAAGATCTTGTTGGTATGCTGGAAGGATAATGCAGTAGTTTTAGTGGTATCAAATATTTCTCCTGTTTATCCTCTGGAAAGTGTATCTCGATGGTcagcaaaggacaaaaagaaaattagtgtaaGTCGACCTTATCTCATCGGGGATTACAACAGGCACATGGGTGGCACTGATAGGATGGACCAAAACATCAATTGTTACCATATATCCATTAGAATGAAAAGGTGGTGGTGGCCTATATTTTCTTGGGTAATTGATGCAACGATTCAGAACTGCTGGCTTCTGCATCGTGTTGATGAAAGCAACCTTC
This DNA window, taken from Palaemon carinicauda isolate YSFRI2023 chromosome 10, ASM3689809v2, whole genome shotgun sequence, encodes the following:
- the LOC137647846 gene encoding piggyBac transposable element-derived protein 3-like; the encoded protein is MAYPMDQHISLDEAMIEYFGRHGCKQCIRNKPVRFGFKAWCLNSPLGYLPTFDVYQGTAFGLNRHYEERFGKGWDTLMILFEKLSSHIKDIPVRFYFDNYFTSLPLVNHLREIDYGATGTIRDNRIPKTCPINSTNEMKKVPRGDTDVVDSIHKILLVCWKDNAVVLVVSNISPVYPLESVSRWSAKDKKKISVSRPYLIGDYNRHMGGTDRMDQNINCYHISIRMKRWWWPIFSWVIDATIQNCWLLHRVDESNLPLLSFKRYIARTYLQQTKPRVGIGRPRHSSLAIPDVRYDNIGHLVEPLGKQAW
- the LOC137647845 gene encoding piggyBac transposable element-derived protein 2-like, with translation MNKKEKSQKTSLEYNWKKTSDIRFSVNQTQYDKPPPARDLKGKSPVEKFEYFFDEDIMNMIAKKFCRYAFEKNVQFTISVSEMRVAFGNLILSRYHTLPSRRLYWSLDADVGVELVAKAMSCDRFEEILRFLHFTDNQALNKDDKLAKIRPR